The Leadbetterella byssophila DSM 17132 DNA window TTCACTCGAAAACTGTAATTGCGTTTGTTCTTTAGGTGAAGCAAGTAATCTCCAAGAATCAACACTATCTGTTTCATTCAGGTCTTGAAATACAACTTCAGGTTTCAGGTCTTTGGATTTAGGTCGGATAAATATCTGAAGTCCTTCCAAAGGTTCGGGCATTGTTTCTTCGTGATAAAAGAGTTTTCCCGATTTCATCAGCATTAGCTTGTTTCTGGAAACGGTTGCCTGAAATCCTTCCGAATCGGTATGCACAGCGTGTCCCGAACGGAAATAGGAAAGTATATCATCATTTATATGTGGGTGCATTTTGATAGTTACATTTCCCCCGATGTTGGCGTGGTCAATTCTTCCGATACTTCCCAATCCACTATCAGTTGAGTTTTCAATTACACTTCCCGGATAGAGAATTTTAATATGGGCGTTCCCTACCTTTTTATCGTTTTCTATTTTTTTAATCATTCTGCTTTGTACTTCTTTTCATGGTTTATGTACTAAGTGGATTCATTAGCGTCAAACTTGTACTCTCCACTTCCATGGTTTTGGTTATCGGTCGTTTTTAAAATTGTGTTGCTTTGCGTATTTGGCAAAAACAATTCTGCTTCCGATTTGTCGTCATTAAACAGCACAAAAGCACTGATAACAGTTTCCCCGTCTTTAGTTTCAATTGGGTTTAAGCGTTGTCCTACGTTAAAAATTTGGATACAGCTTTGCTTGAGTTGACTCCAAGTTTCGCCTGCCGCAGTAAGACAGCCGTGTTCGTCCTTATCTCCGCCAACGGTTGATTGTTCTATTACAGGTTTTGCTTCTGAATTTTCAGAAGAATTGTTTATTGGTTGTTGCAAGCTGTCAAAGCGAAAATTCCAATTGATAATAATGCTACTTTTCTCATTTTTCTTTTGTTTTTATGTTACTGTTGGTTTGTTGTTTCGTGAGCGTTGTCGTTTAATTGCCACTAACGGTTCGGCAGCTTGACGAAGGAGCGGAAAAGGAAGCGACAAGTTTCCTTTAGCTCCGAGCGTGAGCAAAACCGTTTTGGTTTTTTACTAAATTATGAAAACAAAAGCAAAAACCAAACGGTTTTTACGGATAAGGGAGCAGAAACGTTCAATTTAGCCGTTACTCCGATCTTTTGCCAAACGCCTGTTGAACTAAACCTCCGGTAGCTTTCTCTACGATGATTTTGTACCTTAGTATATATTAATTAACTGCTACTATGGTAACTAAATAAATCTCCGGAGGAATTAAGACCTGCCTTGAGCGTAGTCGAAAGGACTTTGAATCGCGCTTGTAATGAAATTACAGGTTTTTCTGAACTTCTGCAACGTTTTGAACGAAAAATTTCTATTTTAGGACGAAGTAAACGCACTTTCGAAAATTAATCACGCCGTGTGGCTGCACTGGCGCTTCATTTTGGTGCTTTACCCACTGATTTACATCCCGAAAATGTAGAGTATTCTTGATTTTTCTACAGCTTGTATATAAAACTCTGTAGGCAGTTTATGTTCGTAAGCAATATTGTCAGTAATCCACCAGGTTTCAATAGCAAATTCTGTAGTTTGTTCAATACCTTTTTCGTTTGTGTAAAACTTGCGGAGCAAACCCTCCAAAACAAAATAGTGGTAACGGCATATTTGTCCTTCTTCCAATAGATTTTCTTTCTTCGCAATTTGTTTTTCATCAAAATATTTCAAGATTTCCTCAAATTCTTCATCGGATATTTTTGTGAATTTTTCTATATGTTTTTTGAAGATTTCGGACATCTTTGTTTTTGTACGGTGTTGCTGTCAAGATTGCAGGTAACATGTGAGTGTATGAGCCGTAAGGGACTGCGGAACCACGTTCCTGTCAACCGGGACGAAACGCTGATGCGAGGGAGAACCTTCGCAACCAACCGACACCCTTATGGCTTATACACTGTGTTGTGCCGTCGTGCATTATTTCCTTTTTCTAAACTTCTTTCTGTATTCCTTGTCCATTTTCTCCGTTGAGTATTGCACTATCAATCTTCCGCACTTATCTTTCCATTTCATTAAAAAATCCTCAATATCGGCAGGGTATTTCTTCCATAATCCATGCAATAATGTGCCAATCCTTTTTGAACATATTCAGAATCATCAGGCATTAAAGGTTCAATCAGCTCTATAGCTTCATCAGGTTTTAAATCTTTCTTAATCTTATCCAGCTCAACCACTGCAACAGGGACAACCCGGCGTTTTCATTCAGATTCGGAATCAATCCATGTTTTTAAATCATCAAAGTCAATTACTTTATCAATTAATAAACTTGATATAATAAATCAACAAAGTACATCGGTTGTCGCCCAGTTGTTTATTCCGTAATCAAACCATTTTCCAATCCGATTAAAGGTATCATTGGAAAAATCCGCTCTTTTTGTCTTTAAGAATGTTACCGCAAGGTATTTTTCATCATATCTGCCATTTTTTTATCAATTCATCACCCAGAATCAGATAGCTATCAATAGTCATTTCTTCTTTCCATTGCTCAATCCAATTATCTATCTGCTTTTTAAACACATTCTCATCAATTCCATAGCCATCATAGCCTTCTTTGAAATATTTTTGGAACTTCTTGATTATTTCAGGGTCGGAGTTGATTTCACAAAATCCCCTGACTTCTTTGACTTTAAAATCTATCATGGCATTTGTATTTTTAAGAATTCAATTATTTTCTCAATTACTTCAGGATTCTGCTTTATCAGTTCACTACTATGTCCGTTTTCTACAAGATGTAATTCCGCTTTGATTCGTTTCCCAGTTAAGAAAGTATAAAATTCATTTACCTGTTGTAAATCTACCAAATGGTCATTTTTAGCATGAATAATCAAAGTAGGCGGAAAATTGGATTTTACATTATTTGTCAATGTATACCTATCTAATTTTTCAGGTTCTTTTGAAGGGTCAAAGCCAAAAATCTCATATAATGCTAATCGGTTCCTCGCAAGAAATCTCCATAAATCCATTCTGCTGTCATAATTTCCGTATGAAACTACAGAATCTTTGACTATGTCATACGGCCCGGGTTGGTTTAGCACAGTTAAATCTCCCATCTGAACATTTGCCGTTGAAAATCCAGTCGGTGTTGAAATAGCAATAATGGCATCCGGCATTAAATCCCGTTTAAAACCGGAGGAGAGAGCTAAATACCCACCTGCTGAACCTCCGGCAACTGCAATCTTACTGGTATCAATGTTATATTTTTGTTGCCCGTTTAGTTTAATCCACTTAATAACATCGCTTACATCTTTAAGCATTTCATCAAGTTTTGTTTCCGGGGCTAACCTGTAATCAGCCGATACAACTGCATAGCCATTAGCAAGGAGCTTTTCTTTAAGAGGAATCTCTAATCCCTGGTCTCTGTTTCCAAAAATGAACCCACCGCCGTGAAAATAAACGAGAACTGGATGCAATCCATCATTTTTTGGCAAAAAAATATTTGCTCGAATTTCATGACCTCCTACGGTTTTGTAGACAAATTCCTTCTTGTCAGGTTTCCCATTTTGTGAAAAAATTTGGATTGAAGAAACTAATATCAATCCGATTGTTATTAATCTTGTTTTCATTTCTTATGTTTCAATTAATGTAGGACGTTTTCTTTGCATGCGTCAAAACGGAAACGCATTGGCGAAGTGGCGGATTTTCACCACAAAAGTTCATACGAACCACCAAAGTTCAAATTTAGCACAAATGTTTCTACGAAGAAATTCACCCGCCATTACGCCAAGCCGTTGTTATGCGGCCGGCTTTCATTTCCTCTTAATTTTTGAAATAGTTTTTCCGATTGATTTAGTCGGCTTGTCCATATCCTTTATTGCAAAGTCAATCGCTTCTTTAATCAAGGCTTTTACTTTGGTGTTTCTGTAGTTGCTTGTTTTCTTTACGTCAATGTGCCTAATTAAATTTCCTGTTCCCGTTAAGAGTTTATTTGGGTCTTTCAAAAGTGTTCCTCTGTTGAAACCTAAATTTAGGTGATTTGTGTAAATTGGTAACATACAAAAAGCGTCTGATAGCTTGTCCGAGATTGAAAACACCGCTGTCAAGGCGTGAGTATGATAAACAAGTTCGTTGCAGTCTGGATACAACTCCAAAATATAGTCTCTCAAGTCGGTAAACAACTCAATTACTTCTTGGTCTTTTAGGTCCAAAAAGAATTGAAAGTCTGGATGAATTGGTCGTGAATCTTTCATCTTGCCGAATTGTCATATTGCATTCCACAAATCAAGTTGTCTTCTGTGTCCAAAAATTTAGTAATATAGCCAACATAAGGAATTGCTGTCTTAGGCATAATAACTTGTCCTCCATTACTTTTTACCCTTTCTATGATTTCGTCAATGTTCTCAACACCAATCGTGCATTCCAAGCCAATAATCTTGTCAGGAATTGGGGAATATTGTCTTGATTGCAATGCTCCAATTAGCTCTCCATGTTCAGACTTATCTGCTTATATTTGCAAAAAGTCACCTTGTCCGTAAGAGTTGAAACCCCATTCAAAAACACGGTCATAGAATTTTTTTGCCCGTTCAATGTCGTCAATGTGAATGGCAAAATGTGTTAGTTTATTTTTCATCTTTTTCGTTTTTATATTCTAAAATATCACCCGGCTGGCAATTCAACGCTTCGCAAATCGCTTCGAGTGTTCTAAAGCGTATAGCTTTTGCTTTTCCCGTCTTTAAAATTGAAAGATTGGAAAGCGTTAGCTCAACTTTTTCTGATAGCTCATTCAACGACATTTTACGCTTTGCCATCATTACATCTAAGTTTACAATGATTGGCATAGCTTATACTGTTAAATCGTTTTCGTTTTGAATATCTACTCCTTTTTTGAAAATGGTTGCAATGATGTAGATGACAGCTCCCATAAGAATGAATGCTTGTGCATCTACCCAGAATTCATTGAGGTTGTCAGTTACAAAACCGTGAAGGGATAAATTCTTGACTATTTGTCTGCCAATCAAACTTAACAGTCCGATAAATAAGGTGAAATAACTAAGCAAAGTAATTTGTTTGGCGACAAAAGTGCTGAATGGTTTTTTCAAATCCATTTTGTGCATTAACCTTATGACTATATAAAACAGAATTGTTTTTAAAATGGCAATAGATAGTATAAAACTATACGTTCCAAAGAAAACCAACTTGCTGTCCCTATACATTTCAGATAAGTCCAGCTTTTGATAAAGGTTTTGGACAAATTCGGGGTTATACAGACTGAAAAAGAAATTTACGATTAAGCCTCCTGCTTCAATGGACAAGCCGACAAAAATGAGCCATGCCACAATGTATAAGCCCCAGAATACGAAGTTGTTTGTTTTTGACATCATTAAAGATTTAAATTGATGTCGAAAAAATAATAAAAATATATTGATAAACAATAAAAATAATTTGATTAACAGAAATTTATTGAGATTCCACTATAATTAACGAAGATAAAGTGTCGGGATTTGATAGCGGTTGGGTCG harbors:
- a CDS encoding Crp/Fnr family transcriptional regulator; translated protein: MSEIFKKHIEKFTKISDEEFEEILKYFDEKQIAKKENLLEEGQICRYHYFVLEGLLRKFYTNEKGIEQTTEFAIETWWITDNIAYEHKLPTEFYIQAVEKSRILYIFGM
- a CDS encoding pirin family protein — protein: MIKKIENDKKVGNAHIKILYPGSVIENSTDSGLGSIGRIDHANIGGNVTIKMHPHINDDILSYFRSGHAVHTDSEGFQATVSRNKLMLMKSGKLFYHEETMPEPLEGLQIFIRPKSKDLKPEVVFQDLNETDSVDSWRLLASPKEQTQLQFSSETWIYDTKLTNGKTIELPDLPKNELTGLLYVFQGNVVLNNDINLLKGESILFKNEQIEINALETSELVLFITDENSEYYDDGMYSGNKH
- a CDS encoding helix-turn-helix domain-containing protein, yielding MPIIVNLDVMMAKRKMSLNELSEKVELTLSNLSILKTGKAKAIRFRTLEAICEALNCQPGDILEYKNEKDEK
- a CDS encoding DUF2975 domain-containing protein, whose translation is MMSKTNNFVFWGLYIVAWLIFVGLSIEAGGLIVNFFFSLYNPEFVQNLYQKLDLSEMYRDSKLVFFGTYSFILSIAILKTILFYIVIRLMHKMDLKKPFSTFVAKQITLLSYFTLFIGLLSLIGRQIVKNLSLHGFVTDNLNEFWVDAQAFILMGAVIYIIATIFKKGVDIQNENDLTV
- a CDS encoding DUF1801 domain-containing protein, whose amino-acid sequence is MKDSRPIHPDFQFFLDLKDQEVIELFTDLRDYILELYPDCNELVYHTHALTAVFSISDKLSDAFCMLPIYTNHLNLGFNRGTLLKDPNKLLTGTGNLIRHIDVKKTSNYRNTKVKALIKEAIDFAIKDMDKPTKSIGKTISKIKRK
- a CDS encoding VOC family protein yields the protein MKNKLTHFAIHIDDIERAKKFYDRVFEWGFNSYGQGDFLQI
- a CDS encoding alpha/beta hydrolase; its protein translation is MKTRLITIGLILVSSIQIFSQNGKPDKKEFVYKTVGGHEIRANIFLPKNDGLHPVLVYFHGGGFIFGNRDQGLEIPLKEKLLANGYAVVSADYRLAPETKLDEMLKDVSDVIKWIKLNGQQKYNIDTSKIAVAGGSAGGYLALSSGFKRDLMPDAIIAISTPTGFSTANVQMGDLTVLNQPGPYDIVKDSVVSYGNYDSRMDLWRFLARNRLALYEIFGFDPSKEPEKLDRYTLTNNVKSNFPPTLIIHAKNDHLVDLQQVNEFYTFLTGKRIKAELHLVENGHSSELIKQNPEVIEKIIEFLKIQMP